CATGGTAATCTCAGAGAGTGGGTTCAATTCTTATTACATTTATGGTACATAAATGGAGTCAGGAGACAATGAGATCATTTGCAGTAAACTTGAATTAGAGAAAGTTTCTTCAAGTCCAGCAGGTCCCCGTCTACTGCCAACATGATCAATACTTTCTTTGGTCACATGAACCAACTCTCTAGCAACATCATTCATCCCCAACCGCCCATCACCTCCACCAAACAACAAGCACCTAGTGGCGACATCGGCCACTATCCCCATCTGCTCTTTTCTGTATGCCGGTTGTTCATGGTAGTACAACATCGGATCGACCACCTCTTCTAGCTTCCCATTTCTAATCTTCCGTAAAGCAACTGTTGCCAGTTCTGACGACTTCCCACCAGCTAAAATCTCCAGAAGCACCACACCAAGACCATAAACAtcatttttgtttgaaaatggAGTAATGGAACCATACCCATCTGAACCATGGTCCAATAGCTCAAGCCCAACTAGTTTTACCGAAAGGTCTTGGTCTAGAAAAATGCATCCTGTCTGGAGACCATGGTGGAACACAGGAGGGAAGATTTCGGTTTGGAGATATGCGAGTACACTTGATAACTGAGCTGTGATTGTCAATCTGTTATACCAATCGAGACCGTTTTTGCCATCGATTCCAGCTAGACATAAATGTTGTTCAAGTGTACCATTTCCTGGATTTTCATAAACCACCAATGGAGTATAACCCGAGTCGATTGAGCAGCCCAGGATCCGGGCCATGTTTGCATGGGACACTTCTGATAGAGTCTTGACACGTGAGAGAACTTGAATGAGGTCTGTTTCGGTTGTGCAATGTACTTTGTGGATGCCTACCTTGAGTCCATCTGTGAGGATACCGGCATAGATGGTACCTCCACCCCCCATGTTGACAAGTTTTTGATCGTCTGAGAATCCGTTGGTGGCTTGTTCTAGTTCGGCATGAGTAAATAAACGAGTTCTTCGTCCTTTATGAAATGAAACGCTGCCTTGGCTACGTGTTTGATCAAGATCAGCAGTTCCTAGCTTGGTTTGTCGTTTTAACATAAAAAAGAGCGCTATCAATGTGGCTATCGAGAGGGCTAATGCGAGAATTCCTGTATGTTAAGCGACGCCAATCTCAGCTGATTAGTAATCAAACAATAGGGAATTCTTTATAGTCTATGGGTACTTGCCCAGTTACCGCTACAATGGTTTAAAGAGTTGCTTGACAAGTTCCAATATTAAATGATGAAACAAAGAACTTCTGTatgcaaaataaaaattttaaccaATTTATAAACCTCCCTCCTTGTTCTATATATTTTGGGCTATGCTAGTTTTTGTAGGTGTGATCGTGGTTAGATCGATCAGTTTCATGTAGTGTAGATATGCAATGTTTCTACTTGTTTTTGGCGTGCTTTGAGTTTTCAATGAACTAATGTCTAAATCATGATTACCAACACAATACTTTGAGAAGAGTAGTCTATTatgtataaaatagaaaagattTGGATAAATTTCATACTCTGACCTGTCCCTCTGGCAAATCTTTTTAGACAGTATTTGTTAACCATAAAACTACCGAAAATGACATATTCACAAGTTAATACATTTGAAAATGCCATCTCTAGCTTGATCTTTATTTATTAGTGAACGAGAATATAGATTTTGACAGTGGGTAGACGACCTACGTACCAGCAACAAGCATGAGTTTTCCCCGGCCATGTCTATTAGCGTAACAGGCCTTGCCATACACTTCTGCTCCATTTTTGAGGCAGTCTGCATACGTAAGAGGGAAACATCAGAACAATCTGCAAGTAAAGGttttacaaataataatagattGAACGTTAAAAGAAACTCACATTTCAAGCAACCTTTTCCCTTTGCAAACCCATCACCAATAAATCCATCAATGCACTTGCACCTCATACCAAAGATCACTGAACTTGCATTCACACTTCGACCGTTCAAATCACACGCTTCTTTAATTAAATCACCCGGGATAGCCCATTCTAACTTAACACCGCGCTTTATCTCACCATTATTGGAACCTGTACTCGAACCTACCCAAGAAGAAAACCCCTTGCATCCAGACTCCTCAAACACATTAAAACCATCACCCACTTTCCATACACCGCCACGATCTTCAGATAACGAGTAACAACAACCACTACTTGTGAAGGTCGTGGTGGTGTTAGCATCACGACAACCACCACAGTCACTCCTACATAACGAAGAATCCCCACACCCATACAAACCAACCAAGTTATCCTTTGATATACCAAAATAATCATTCGCTTGAAACTTAAACGACTTTAGATCATAGTAGCTTCGACATGATGAAGAATAATGAACAGTATCATTTGGAAAATCCACTAACACACCACCACTATCAGGAAAGAAATGAAGAACTTGATATTTATATGATCCAATATTGATGAACAATATTGTCTCATTGAAACAAGAAAGATGAAAAGCATCTGAAATTAACTCTCCACACTCGGACCCATTATTAAGGCGAAATGGGTAAGGTATGGTGTCAAAACTCCCACATTTTTCCGGTGGGCAGCCATGGCCGACGACAACTGGTGGAACCACCAGCAGTAACAGGACGACAATTATGATCATATTGCTCGACGACAATATATGCATCATTATCATCTGattaatagatatagatatgtatatataggttgtTTGAGATTACTCATACAACTACTTATATGGTAACTACGTTTTAACACAATGACACATAAAAGTAGTCTTgagagtgattgagatttgctTATATGATATGTTGAAGTTCAAATAAGCACTTTTTTAGTAAGCAGGTTAGACATTGTTTTTATTTAGCTATTTTAAAGAGTGCATgaataatacttttaataagcTCCGAAATGCACACcatctatatgactatatctatatgtatgtatgtatatacattgTAGCAAGTGTTTATTGGGAGGGGAGATCGAGGGGTCTTGGGAGGAAGGGAAATGGAGAAAGATGGTCTATAGAATAGGGTACCATTTTACATTGGTGATGGGATTACATCGCCATTTGAGCTTAAGGGCACATTTACTCATAAACCaacaaatctatatatatatatatttatcgaATTTGAGGCTTTAAGTTTCGAGATTCGGTTTTCTTTCGGAATTTCGGAATGTTATCACTTctttaacttattattattatcattatcattattattattattattattattattattattcacttTGCAGCGAGTCTATATTCTCTACTACCAAAATTGGGATATGGTATCTATCTATATGCGAAACAATGttctaaaacaataattgaAATAGCCACCAAAAATTTGTTTATGTATATGTGATAGTACATTGATCATGATTTTTGATCACGTGACATGGAGAGTGACGGGAGAGGGTTTAGTACCAAGAGATTTCATGTTCAAACTTTGATTCCGATGACAGCGGGGGTGTGCTAGCTCAAGTAGTTGATCCTCTTCCTCAATGAGTATTTCATTGGAGGGTAACAATGTTTTGTTTAAAGACCGAAGGAACTAAAACAGTAGATCTCTTACTCAAAGTAGTAGCCGCAACTCaattgtttattttgttatgCAGTCTTACAATCTGAAAAAGAAGGATGTGACCTTGTCTTCCCCCTTGCTGCCGTCGTTGAGACTTAATGTTCAAACTTTAGGTTGATGGGTTTCATTCGAAAATGGTGGCATCAAGGTGGTGTATGGGGGTTCTCCTATCCTAATTGGATTTagtaattttatcaaaaaaaatttaagagagtgagtttttttatatgaaacatataatattttgCATCATAGAAATAGTTCAAAGCTTATAGgtaataacaaaatttaagttaaaaatTATGGCTAGTAAACGGTAAATAGCCCTGAAGCCgttaataaaacataaagtctcaaaatataatattcggtaaaattaaagataaaacacCGCTCCATATAAGTAGAAAATAATACAAGTAACAAAATTGCGGATTCATTTTACAAGCAAAACCATTATGAATCCTGGATGAAGACTCGCATGGTGTTGGCTGAAGCAAACAAGTTTGATGTTGCAGAGATAGACCCAGAGATTCTAAAAGGGACAAAAGATATTCATAATCATCCGCAAGTGGTGAATGGGATCAGGCTTATATAGATTATCTCAATAAGCTTCCAATATTCAGCAAAGTCCATCATTTCACAGTCTTAGCCACAACCAGTGATGCAAATTAATGATCAACGATGGTGAATGGTCGTCAAAGTCGCTTAATCTCCAGAAAGAAGTTTAGTATTGTGTgtcatttatttaatattgtcTAAATAATGTGTTAAGTATGTCTTAAGTGTTAAGTGTGTCTTAAgtatgtttaaaaattaaataaggtCTTAATCACTCTTAAAGTGGTTAAAGCATATCATAGGAATATTCCAtctagataagtatatctagaTTCATAAATTATTATCTTAGTTTGTCATGGAGTCCATTCTTTTGCCTATAAAAGGAAGCCTCCTCCATCATTTGTAAATCAtccaagaaaagaaataaaaacttCTTTCTATACTTCTCTTTAGTTTCTTATAATTCTCTCTTGGTTCCTAAGAGCTTCTTTGAGCCTTAGCCTTGCATAGCTCCTTCCGAGCTACTAAGAACTCCTTCCGAGTCTTAGTGTTCCATAGCTCCTTTCGAGCTAGTGAGCTCCTTCCGAGCTCCTAAGTGCTCCATGTGAGCCTTAGTGTAGAAGTTCCGTCTTAGCTAAGATCACTCCAGATCTTCTAGCTCAAGAGAACTTCGAGTTTCTTACTGGTCTTATATAGATCAGCCATACCCTCCCCCAATATCAGggcaaaaaggaaaaaaaaaataaagctaaTACACAACAGTTAAGAAAAGATAGAAACTGATGACTAGTTAAAATTAGAAAGGGGGAAAGTAAAAACTAGTCAAAGTTTAGAgcttacaaaattttaattaaaaaaatgcatCATACTAATACAGTATCTTTACCGTGACAAATCCCCCTGTACGAACAGTATATAGCCCTCGGCTATTGTAAATAACACTAAGAGGCCATACGATTAAGAAAGAATGTGAATTATTACGACTTTTAAAGATTGAAGAAcaaaatctataataataatcatctatctataatataattaaaaaaagaggTTAAGGGTACACTTGACGccttaaaatttctttttaggTATAATCATCTCTCTTAATTATTCtagatattatattaatatttgtagaaaaagtcttattaaatttatactttttttatttttcatcaataatttacactttttagctctTGATACttaatttagatttatttttcgccatcaacttgagaagattttaatttaatttatttaaaaaaattttcaccATATGAAAAATTGTCTacaaaaaactattttaaaatatgaaatacaatatatgtattcaatgtaattttgacttttcttgactttttatcTTATAAATGAATATAGATTTACACATATAGATATCAATATCAACAACATGACTAAAGATAGATACTAGCTTATAAGTAAACATTACTAAATACTATAAATTGATACCTATAGATATCGTACATTGGTATGTTAATACAATTTTAATAATGTCGTccaaatttaataatatattagattataaatttataaactataaatattaataaatacaaTATTTTCTATAAACATAATATGAACTTTAGATACTTattccaaacataataacagatgatgATATACAAGatcattatcctaaacacaataggttTCACAGAACATGGGATGACCACTAAACAAAATACGATTTTACAACAGAGGGTTATTTGAATACTAaatcaaatcaatatgaacttcattcaagactcattctatctctcaatcaaaaaagtataaaattttctCCCTTTTTATACAAGactagttttgcgtattaatgtttaaaattacaattttcaCTCAAATCAAGATATTTAGTTGtgatcaaagaatatgaaaacaatcatatttgttatatatctatttatcataggataacttattaaaaataaacctattctTGTTATGGGCCTGAGACAAATATATGAATGTCAAGTAtgggatcacaaatatgttcatattttaattcttaattatctttcataataatatcacattgtaaatatatactataactaAAAAAGAAGGTTGGAGGTACAGTTGACACCacttaaaactctttttatgCTTAAAGATCTTTCCTAATTACTCTaaaactctttttctttttcttgatttttttatattttttatttgctagttaaatagataattatatttaaaactatatcataaatctttttctatcaaaataaatagttttagattttaaagatatataatattcttaaaGCTCCctcaataaattaatatatatacaagcagaattttaattaattatcttcattcatattattctttttcttcctaaacaaatcaagttaagtaaatttatcaaaaaaaaaga
The sequence above is drawn from the Erigeron canadensis isolate Cc75 chromosome 4, C_canadensis_v1, whole genome shotgun sequence genome and encodes:
- the LOC122598297 gene encoding probably inactive receptor-like protein kinase At2g46850 codes for the protein MIIIVVLLLLVVPPVVVGHGCPPEKCGSFDTIPYPFRLNNGSECGELISDAFHLSCFNETILFINIGSYKYQVLHFFPDSGGVLVDFPNDTVHYSSSCRSYYDLKSFKFQANDYFGISKDNLVGLYGCGDSSLCRSDCGGCRDANTTTTFTSSGCCYSLSEDRGGVWKVGDGFNVFEESGCKGFSSWVGSSTGSNNGEIKRGVKLEWAIPGDLIKEACDLNGRSVNASSVIFGMRCKCIDGFIGDGFAKGKGCLKYCLKNGAEVYGKACYANRHGRGKLMLVAGILALALSIATLIALFFMLKRQTKLGTADLDQTRSQGSVSFHKGRRTRLFTHAELEQATNGFSDDQKLVNMGGGGTIYAGILTDGLKVGIHKVHCTTETDLIQVLSRVKTLSEVSHANMARILGCSIDSGYTPLVVYENPGNGTLEQHLCLAGIDGKNGLDWYNRLTITAQLSSVLAYLQTEIFPPVFHHGLQTGCIFLDQDLSVKLVGLELLDHGSDGYGSITPFSNKNDVYGLGVVLLEILAGGKSSELATVALRKIRNGKLEEVVDPMLYYHEQPAYRKEQMGIVADVATRCLLFGGGDGRLGMNDVARELVHVTKESIDHVGSRRGPAGLEETFSNSSLLQMISLSPDSIYVP